A window of Methanobrevibacter olleyae genomic DNA:
AGAATATTAAATTTAAAAATATAGAATAATATTAGTTTAAAAATATAGAGGAATATTAGTTAAACTAATATATTACCTCAATTTCAACTGCTTTAGTAGATTCTCTTCCTTTACTATAATCAAAAGACTCTTCTATATAGAAGGAAACTTTGGTACCTGGATAAATAAAATCTTCACTATCTTTAAAGTCTTTAAAACTAAAGAAAGTATCATTAGAATCGAAGTCATTACGAATAAATCCAATTCCTTTCTCTTCAAAAACTTTTTTAATAGTTCCGGAATATCTTACCATATTATCATATTTTAATTCATTCCATAAGGGAATTAATTCTTTAACTATTTTCCTATAATCTATATTATCCATATCTAAATTAGCTTTTTCAATAATTTGACTTAAATTATCCTCTATTCTATGATTATTAGCTTTTCTATATGTGTAAACTAAATAATAATGCTTAATAGATTCTTCTTTTAAATCTTTTTTATCTAAAATATCTCCAAGAAGCATATAAGTATTAATATTATTTTGAACATTTTTATTAACTAAAACAGCTTCTATAGCATATTTTAATGCATTATCATAATCATTTAAAGCATAATAATTATCTGCAATTAATTTATAAATATAATTCTCCTTTTTTACATTAATGATATCCTCTAAGATTTCTACAGCATCTTCATAATTACCTAATTGGTGATATATTTTAGCTAATTTATACCTAATCCATAATTTAGCATTACTTTTTGAATTAGGTAATTCTAACATAGCTTCATTAACATATTTTATTGCATCATCATATTTCTCCATACCCATAAGAGAATCAATAAAACTAGAATACCATTTTTCTTTTAAACTATAAGTATAACCATTAGGATTAACTGGATTATAAGTAGTTA
This region includes:
- a CDS encoding tetratricopeptide repeat protein, whose amino-acid sequence is MKMMQMNHTNQNLHTARRLHNSYNYVEAEEMYRALFLENKDAFERNDNVFFLKSINKSRINDNSSTYDLEKEANFVLENFNQEDCSNRIFIDPYAEILINIAKQYNNRTYYLKAITTIWNLKVDFLTTYNPVNPNGYTYSLKEKWYSSFIDSLMGMEKYDDAIKYVNEAMLELPNSKSNAKLWIRYKLAKIYHQLGNYEDAVEILEDIINVKKENYIYKLIADNYYALNDYDNALKYAIEAVLVNKNVQNNINTYMLLGDILDKKDLKEESIKHYYLVYTYRKANNHRIEDNLSQIIEKANLDMDNIDYRKIVKELIPLWNELKYDNMVRYSGTIKKVFEEKGIGFIRNDFDSNDTFFSFKDFKDSEDFIYPGTKVSFYIEESFDYSKGRESTKAVEIEVIY